The Alnus glutinosa chromosome 7, dhAlnGlut1.1, whole genome shotgun sequence genome includes a region encoding these proteins:
- the LOC133873201 gene encoding uncharacterized protein LOC133873201, producing the protein MRRLISEQEFDKTMDEYYSQLYCTEPPLKNMGVSEHHVFEPPKLSRPTVSDPFESPASAFHAAGTYMDLLQQHDEHQVVNIPALCSQFPTHDSNILLCQSSHCNFSIDSAHDQAGSNFRDTLQSLVKSHLYSNQCISSSEKPNKIPCNNVSNPFPHSQNMLLLGENDALVRKQLSVPSDANQGLNVYSFKELFALIRGRILDLMLHDARDQVCDSSSSKRAPSNKKRFRWTQDLHDQFVKTVDHLGGAEKATPKAILKLMNLNFLTILQVKSHLQKYRTARYIPESLQENSERRTSANGTPQLPMEISMQMKDALQLQLELERHLHQQLELQQNLQSLIEEELRKLKMIFDQQQNIHKSLFKTKT; encoded by the exons ATGAGAAGATTGATTTCCGAGCAGGAGTTCGACAAAACCATGGATGAATATTATTCCCAACTATATTGCACTGAACCGCCATTGAAGAACATGGGAGTTTCAGAACACCATGTCTTTGAGCCTCCTAAATTATCCAGACCCACTGTGAGTGATCCTTTCGAATCCCCAGCCTCAGCCTTTCATGCTGCTGGAACTTACATGGATCTTCTTCAACAGCATGATGAGCATCAAGTTGTCAATATTCCTGCTTTGTGCTCACAATTTCCCACTCATGATTCAAACATCTTACTCTGTCAATCTTCCCACTGTAACTTTTCCATTGATTCAGCTCATGACCAAGCTGGCTCCAACTTCAGGGACACCTTGCAATCACTAGTGAAATCTCACTTGTACAGCAATCAATGCATTTCTTCCTCAGAGAAGCCGAATAAAATTCCATGCAACAATGTGAGCAACCCTTTTCCCCATTCCCAGAACATGTTATTGCTTGGTGAGAATGATGCCTTGGTCAGGAAGCAACTTTCGGTTCCTTCTGATGCAAATCAGGGTCTTAAT GTGTACAGCttcaaagaattgtttgcactcaTAAGGGGTCGAATCTTAGACCTGATGCTTCATGATGCACGAGACCAA GTTTGTGACAGTTCATCATCCAAGCGAGCTCCATCAAATAAAAAACGATTCAGATGGACTCAAGATCTTCATGACCAGTTCGTCAAGACTGTGGATCACCTCGGTGGTGCTGAGA AGGCAACACCAAAAGCAATATTGAAGCTGATGAACTTGAATTTCTTGACCATATTACAAGTGAAAAGTCATTTGCAG AAATATCGAACTGCACGGTACATCCCAGAATCTTTACAGG AAAACTCTGAGAGAAGAACTAGTGCAAATGGCACACCTCAGCTCCCCATGGAAAT TAGCATGCAAATGAAGGATGCATTGCAACTGCAACTTGAACTTGAGAGGCACCTTCATCAACAATTAGAG CTTCAACAAAATTTACAGTCTCTAATTGAAGAAGAATTGAGGAAGCTCAAGATGATCTTTGACCAGCAACAGAATATACACAAGAGCCTGTTCAAGACAAAGACTTGA